One Cyprinus carpio isolate SPL01 chromosome A16, ASM1834038v1, whole genome shotgun sequence genomic region harbors:
- the LOC109104971 gene encoding CD2-associated protein-like isoform X1 → MEVLVLMDFEATMPDELTVCVGDVVKNVSKGKEEGWLEGELRGKRGMFPCNFAKEVPVYLIGESNREPRSIRKSKKPKVQTRKCEVAFPYTPLNEDELALVVGETIEILREIEDGWWMGKKNNRVGAFPSNFVKEIFVHSNDGKTTEATARPKLSEVFSKEAKVQQRPSLRRKASSAKECCQAMFDYTAVAEDELNLKKGDVIAIINKTTEDDGWWEGELNGHRGFFPDNFVMVIPADALHTGDAGQPPVRHGSQKNAVNQMPVMDQNSSDTNPKTETKSEKPDTKDFRNDPPGKIKLPGLHKPPIPPPPVKEKPIKLVPKNEEPQLVSPKQPPASPVQKEFKVNKEVKEKTPEQFDDVDVSSEKLSHPTANRAKPPQRRPPTALTSAGQVPAEIDNNETSEEKDGLPQNIPEATEPQSSPSTKTDQEAKTTSSTKTRTESKAVAQEESASLAFVLTELKDLRMSLDLLKAQHERDIKELKDELKDEMEKRMRLQDEVEALRKKH, encoded by the exons ATGG AGGTGCTTGTGCTTATGGACTTTGAGGCCACCATGCCAGATGAGTTGACGGTATGTGTAGGGGATGTTGTGAAGAATGTCTCAAAGGGCAAAGAGGAAGGATGGCTGGAGGGAGAGCTGAGAGGAAAGAGAGGCATGTTCCCTTGCAACTTCGCCAAG GAAGTGCCTGTTTATTTAATAGGGGAAAGcaacagagagccaagaagcatAAGGAAAT CGAAGAAACCAAAGGTACAGACGAGGAAATGTGAGGTGGCTTTTCCCTATACCCCCCTGAATGAAGACGAGCTGGCGCTGGTGGTCGGGGAGACCATCGAGATTCTCAGAGAG ATAGAAGATGGGTGGTGGATGGGAAAGAAAAATAACAGAGTTGGAGCCTTTCCATCAAATTTTGTGAAGGAAATTTTTGTCCATTCAAATG ATGGCAAGACAACTGAAGCCACAGCCAGGCCTAAACTCTCTGAAGTCTTCAGTAAAGAG GCAAAAGTACAACAGAGACCAAGTTTACGGAGAAAAGCATCAAGTG CGAAAGAATGTTGTCAGGCCATGTTCGACTACACAGCTGTTGCCGAAGACGAGTTGAACCTGAAGAAGGGAGACGTGATAGCAATCATCAACAAG ACCACTGAGGACGATGGCTGGTGGGAGGGGGAGCTGAACGGACACAGGGGCTTTTTTCCCGATAACTTCGTCATGGTGATCCCAGCGGATGCTCTTCAT ACTGGTGATGCAGGACAGCCACCGGTGAGACATGGCTCTCAGAAAAATGCAG TGAACCAGATGCCAGTGATGGACCAGAACAGCTCTGACACAAACCCAAAAACGGAGACTAAAA GTGAGAAACCAGACACTAAAGATTTTCGAAATGACCCACCTGGTAAAATTAAGTTGCCTGGTTTACACAAACCACCCATTCCACCACCACCAGTGAAGGAGAAGCCCATAAAACTAGTACCAAA AAATGAAGAGCCACAACTTGTCTCGCCTAAACAGCCCCCAGCTTCACCAGTACAGAAAGAGTTTAAAGTAAATAAGGAGGTTAAAGAGAAAACCCCTGAGCAGTTTGATGATGTAGATGTGTCCTCCGAGAAACTGAGCCATCCCACAGCCAACAGAGCCAAACCTCCACAGAGAAGACCACCAACAGCCCTCACCTCAGCCGGACAA GTTCCAGCTGAAATTGACAACAATGAAACTTCAGAAGAGAAAGATGGATTACCACAAAATATTCCAGAG gctACAGAACCTCAGTCATCACCTTCCACCAAGACAGACCAGGAAGCTAAGACCACTTCATCCACCAAGACACGGACTGAAAGCAAAGCTGTGGCTCAGGAGGAGAGCGCTTCCCTGGCCTTTGTGCTGACAGAACTCAAAGATCTCCGCATGTCACTGGATCTCCTCAAAGCACAGCATGA GAGAGACATAAAGGAGCTTAAAGATGAACTGAAGGACGAGATGGAAAAAAGAATGAGATTACAG GATGAAGTGGAGGCTTTGAGGAAAAAACATTGA
- the LOC109104971 gene encoding CD2-associated protein-like isoform X2: MEVLVLMDFEATMPDELTVCVGDVVKNVSKGKEEGWLEGELRGKRGMFPCNFAKEVPVYLIGESNREPRSIRKSKKPKVQTRKCEVAFPYTPLNEDELALVVGETIEILREIEDGWWMGKKNNRVGAFPSNFVKEIFVHSNDGKTTEATARPKLSEVFSKEAKVQQRPSLRRKASSAKECCQAMFDYTAVAEDELNLKKGDVIAIINKTTEDDGWWEGELNGHRGFFPDNFVMVIPADALHTGDAGQPPVRHGSQKNAVNQMPVMDQNSSDTNPKTETKSEKPDTKDFRNDPPGKIKLPGLHKPPIPPPPVKEKPIKLVPKNEEPQLVSPKQPPASPVQKEFKVNKEVKEKTPEQFDDVDVSSEKLSHPTANRAKPPQRRPPTALTSAGQATEPQSSPSTKTDQEAKTTSSTKTRTESKAVAQEESASLAFVLTELKDLRMSLDLLKAQHERDIKELKDELKDEMEKRMRLQDEVEALRKKH; this comes from the exons ATGG AGGTGCTTGTGCTTATGGACTTTGAGGCCACCATGCCAGATGAGTTGACGGTATGTGTAGGGGATGTTGTGAAGAATGTCTCAAAGGGCAAAGAGGAAGGATGGCTGGAGGGAGAGCTGAGAGGAAAGAGAGGCATGTTCCCTTGCAACTTCGCCAAG GAAGTGCCTGTTTATTTAATAGGGGAAAGcaacagagagccaagaagcatAAGGAAAT CGAAGAAACCAAAGGTACAGACGAGGAAATGTGAGGTGGCTTTTCCCTATACCCCCCTGAATGAAGACGAGCTGGCGCTGGTGGTCGGGGAGACCATCGAGATTCTCAGAGAG ATAGAAGATGGGTGGTGGATGGGAAAGAAAAATAACAGAGTTGGAGCCTTTCCATCAAATTTTGTGAAGGAAATTTTTGTCCATTCAAATG ATGGCAAGACAACTGAAGCCACAGCCAGGCCTAAACTCTCTGAAGTCTTCAGTAAAGAG GCAAAAGTACAACAGAGACCAAGTTTACGGAGAAAAGCATCAAGTG CGAAAGAATGTTGTCAGGCCATGTTCGACTACACAGCTGTTGCCGAAGACGAGTTGAACCTGAAGAAGGGAGACGTGATAGCAATCATCAACAAG ACCACTGAGGACGATGGCTGGTGGGAGGGGGAGCTGAACGGACACAGGGGCTTTTTTCCCGATAACTTCGTCATGGTGATCCCAGCGGATGCTCTTCAT ACTGGTGATGCAGGACAGCCACCGGTGAGACATGGCTCTCAGAAAAATGCAG TGAACCAGATGCCAGTGATGGACCAGAACAGCTCTGACACAAACCCAAAAACGGAGACTAAAA GTGAGAAACCAGACACTAAAGATTTTCGAAATGACCCACCTGGTAAAATTAAGTTGCCTGGTTTACACAAACCACCCATTCCACCACCACCAGTGAAGGAGAAGCCCATAAAACTAGTACCAAA AAATGAAGAGCCACAACTTGTCTCGCCTAAACAGCCCCCAGCTTCACCAGTACAGAAAGAGTTTAAAGTAAATAAGGAGGTTAAAGAGAAAACCCCTGAGCAGTTTGATGATGTAGATGTGTCCTCCGAGAAACTGAGCCATCCCACAGCCAACAGAGCCAAACCTCCACAGAGAAGACCACCAACAGCCCTCACCTCAGCCGGACAA gctACAGAACCTCAGTCATCACCTTCCACCAAGACAGACCAGGAAGCTAAGACCACTTCATCCACCAAGACACGGACTGAAAGCAAAGCTGTGGCTCAGGAGGAGAGCGCTTCCCTGGCCTTTGTGCTGACAGAACTCAAAGATCTCCGCATGTCACTGGATCTCCTCAAAGCACAGCATGA GAGAGACATAAAGGAGCTTAAAGATGAACTGAAGGACGAGATGGAAAAAAGAATGAGATTACAG GATGAAGTGGAGGCTTTGAGGAAAAAACATTGA